The Alkalispirochaeta americana genome has a window encoding:
- the mfd gene encoding transcription-repair coupling factor, with product MLELSRAVKNGPLPLSVRGAKTTFASYLVSRIFGDMEGPLLVVVPNESEIAPLRGDLELFGLDPISLPSWGTSAYAEPSSRSSSWGERMRAMVELNRGKRRIVIAPLRAMTMRTARPKSLLRHIITLETGAPFDPVKISQQLIQMGYWRVPKVSVHGEFALRGEVLDIFLPGWESPCRVVFDFDEISGIRLFDAVTQASREKIPSLQLYPLRETAWTQEERRDLFQEALQWPEMRAVKDQLPDLAERELSPPYWTAAFAQELQQSATILDFLHADGRVIWIDPQRILALGENFRKEFETIFAEEHFRRPLPRPDRVFVSCEDLLQQVQNSSLHFDSLASSQDQGALRFSCDPPRSFFGNINYLKEELSTLTGSGHRVIVVADTEAQQKRIEFLLRDYSVDVVLGHITGGFALPAQRLVVIQENEIFGRRRRAPASLRKAESSPIDTFVELDEGDYVVHVNYGIGRFCGIKRMTAAGNERDYIQLEYADEESVFTPIEQVNLIQRYIGSGGTPPRLDKIGGKSWEKRKGAVRKNVEDLADRLIALYSRRKRVQGYGFPPDTEWQMEFESSFPYEETEDQLRCLFEIKQDMERPQPMDRLVCGDVGYGKTELALRAAFKAVASGKQVAFLAPTTILAEQHYENMLERFERFPVKLAMLSRFVKNKEKKEVLQGIASGAIDAVIGTHSILQKSVEFHNLGLIIVDEEQRFGVKDKERLKELKHSVDCLTLTATPIPRTLHMSLLKIRDMSLLRTPPHNRQAVETVISEFNDETIARAIRAEVERGGQVFFLHNRVETLENVRHFLEQLVPEVIVDSAHGQMGGRQLEDIMHRFISGAFHVLVATTIIENGIDIPNVNTIIIDRADMYGISQLYQLRGRVGRSDRTSFAYLFYPDQRALSELAMKRLEIINDFTELGSGFKIAMKDLEVRGAGNLLGSQQSGDIGSIGFDLYLKLLDDAIKSAEKSTASEDDQGEEVYLELEYTGFIPDQYIEEPMEKMEVYKKIAAVTTDVQFEELIGEIEDRFGPMPEEVQSLLGLAEIRILARRLHVASLRERQGRLAVEFGKVASVSVDRVLSLIKNSGGSVSLDPQRPNVIIMETGRVGLKEKSEFIRGRLAQLL from the coding sequence ATGCTTGAGCTGTCACGGGCGGTGAAAAATGGCCCCTTGCCTCTTTCGGTGCGGGGAGCAAAAACAACCTTCGCAAGTTACCTGGTCTCACGAATCTTTGGCGACATGGAAGGGCCTCTTCTGGTGGTGGTTCCCAACGAGAGTGAAATTGCTCCGCTCAGGGGAGACCTGGAGCTTTTCGGGCTTGATCCAATCTCTCTTCCTTCCTGGGGAACCAGTGCCTACGCAGAACCTTCCTCCCGTTCTTCATCCTGGGGCGAGCGGATGCGGGCTATGGTAGAACTGAACCGGGGAAAGCGCCGTATTGTGATAGCACCCTTGCGGGCGATGACGATGCGCACCGCCAGGCCCAAAAGCCTTTTGAGACACATTATTACGCTGGAGACAGGAGCTCCTTTCGATCCGGTAAAAATATCGCAGCAGCTGATTCAGATGGGGTACTGGCGCGTTCCAAAGGTGAGTGTCCACGGTGAGTTCGCCCTTCGGGGAGAGGTGCTGGATATCTTCCTGCCAGGGTGGGAGTCTCCCTGCCGGGTGGTCTTCGATTTCGATGAAATCTCCGGAATCCGTCTCTTTGATGCTGTTACCCAGGCGTCGCGAGAGAAAATCCCGTCGCTTCAACTGTACCCTCTCAGGGAAACGGCCTGGACTCAGGAGGAGCGACGCGACCTCTTTCAGGAAGCGCTCCAGTGGCCCGAAATGCGGGCCGTGAAAGATCAACTTCCTGATCTTGCAGAACGGGAGTTATCGCCCCCTTACTGGACGGCCGCTTTTGCCCAGGAGCTTCAGCAGAGCGCTACAATCCTGGATTTTCTTCACGCTGATGGTCGGGTAATCTGGATCGACCCCCAGAGAATCCTTGCCCTGGGGGAAAACTTCCGGAAAGAGTTCGAGACTATCTTCGCCGAAGAACACTTTCGTCGTCCCCTGCCGAGGCCTGATCGTGTTTTTGTCTCCTGCGAAGATTTGCTGCAGCAGGTTCAGAATTCTTCCCTGCATTTTGACTCTCTTGCTTCTTCCCAGGACCAGGGAGCTCTTCGTTTTTCTTGTGATCCTCCCCGTTCCTTTTTCGGGAACATCAATTATCTGAAGGAAGAGCTTTCAACCCTTACCGGCTCTGGTCATCGGGTGATCGTGGTGGCTGACACCGAGGCGCAGCAAAAACGGATCGAGTTTCTCCTGCGGGACTATTCAGTTGATGTGGTGCTGGGGCACATCACCGGCGGCTTTGCTCTCCCTGCACAACGTCTGGTGGTCATCCAGGAGAACGAGATCTTCGGGCGACGGCGAAGAGCCCCGGCGAGCTTGCGCAAGGCCGAGAGCTCTCCCATCGATACCTTTGTGGAGCTTGATGAGGGTGATTACGTGGTTCATGTGAACTACGGAATCGGCCGGTTCTGCGGAATCAAGCGAATGACTGCGGCGGGTAATGAACGGGACTACATACAACTGGAATATGCCGACGAAGAATCGGTCTTTACTCCAATTGAGCAGGTTAACCTGATTCAGCGTTATATTGGATCGGGCGGAACACCTCCCCGGCTCGACAAGATCGGCGGAAAAAGCTGGGAAAAACGAAAGGGAGCTGTCCGGAAGAACGTCGAGGATCTGGCCGATCGGCTGATCGCTCTGTACTCGCGGCGGAAAAGGGTCCAGGGCTACGGATTCCCTCCCGATACGGAATGGCAAATGGAGTTTGAATCGTCTTTTCCGTATGAAGAGACTGAGGACCAGCTCCGGTGCCTCTTCGAGATCAAACAGGATATGGAGCGCCCCCAGCCCATGGATCGACTTGTTTGTGGCGACGTGGGCTACGGAAAAACCGAGCTTGCCCTGCGGGCTGCTTTCAAGGCTGTGGCTAGTGGAAAACAGGTGGCATTTCTTGCTCCCACTACAATTCTGGCGGAACAGCATTACGAGAACATGCTTGAGCGGTTCGAACGATTTCCCGTCAAGCTGGCCATGCTCTCCCGGTTTGTCAAAAACAAGGAGAAAAAAGAGGTGCTCCAGGGGATTGCCTCGGGTGCAATCGATGCGGTAATCGGTACCCACAGTATCCTCCAGAAATCGGTGGAGTTTCATAATCTGGGACTCATTATTGTTGACGAAGAGCAGCGCTTTGGGGTGAAGGATAAGGAGCGACTGAAGGAGCTCAAGCACAGTGTGGACTGTCTCACCCTGACAGCCACACCCATTCCGAGGACACTCCACATGTCTCTCCTGAAAATCCGCGATATGTCCCTTCTGAGAACCCCTCCTCATAACAGGCAGGCCGTAGAGACGGTGATCTCCGAGTTCAACGATGAGACGATCGCCAGGGCGATTCGGGCTGAGGTTGAGCGGGGAGGGCAGGTCTTCTTTCTTCACAACCGTGTGGAGACCCTGGAGAACGTTCGGCACTTTCTTGAGCAGCTGGTTCCCGAGGTTATTGTGGACTCTGCTCACGGACAGATGGGGGGGCGACAGCTGGAAGATATTATGCACCGCTTTATAAGCGGTGCGTTCCACGTCCTGGTGGCCACCACGATCATCGAAAACGGAATCGACATCCCTAACGTCAATACCATCATCATAGACCGGGCCGACATGTACGGTATATCCCAGCTCTATCAGCTGCGGGGCCGCGTGGGGAGAAGCGATCGAACGTCCTTTGCCTATCTTTTTTATCCGGACCAGCGAGCCCTCTCGGAGCTGGCCATGAAGCGTCTGGAAATTATCAATGATTTCACCGAGTTGGGGAGCGGCTTCAAGATCGCCATGAAGGATCTGGAAGTGCGGGGCGCAGGCAATCTTTTAGGAAGTCAGCAAAGCGGTGATATTGGGTCCATCGGTTTTGATCTCTATTTGAAGCTCCTGGATGACGCCATTAAGAGCGCCGAGAAGAGCACCGCTTCGGAAGATGATCAGGGAGAAGAGGTCTATCTGGAACTGGAATATACTGGTTTCATTCCCGATCAGTATATCGAGGAGCCGATGGAAAAGATGGAGGTTTATAAAAAAATAGCTGCCGTGACCACTGACGTTCAGTTTGAAGAGCTGATTGGTGAAATTGAAGACCGGTTCGGCCCGATGCCCGAAGAGGTCCAGAGTTTGCTTGGTCTGGCAGAGATACGGATTCTTGCCCGCCGCCTCCATGTGGCGTCCCTGAGGGAGCGTCAGGGACGTCTAGCGGTGGAGTTTGGCAAGGTAGCATCGGTCTCGGTAGACCGCGTGCTCTCGTTGATCAAAAACTCCGGGGGATCCGTTTCCCTGGATCCGCAACGACCCAACGTAATTATTATGGAAACGGGGCGGGTAGGGTTGAAAGAGAAGTCAGAGTTTATCCGTGGTCGCCTGGCCCAGTTGCTCTAG
- the trmB gene encoding tRNA (guanosine(46)-N7)-methyltransferase TrmB, with protein MNNIRSYVLRAARMSDHQKEAYEGLRDRFCIPVPSFDDLPQDENLLQKISWEGVFPHRRDDPKRPVIVDIGFGMGDSLADLAESQSDRDFLGVEVHKPGVGKLLGEIEERQLHNLRIARCDAVPLCKRLIPAESVDGVHLFFPDPWHKKRHQKRRIVREGFPELVATVLRPGGYLYMVTDWEDYARQMLEVMGVSRHFRNSFDGFAPPQSWRPETAFERKGLRKGHEIFELHYTRCE; from the coding sequence ATGAATAATATTCGCAGCTACGTTCTGCGGGCAGCACGAATGAGTGATCACCAGAAAGAGGCCTACGAAGGGCTGAGAGACCGTTTTTGCATACCAGTACCTTCCTTCGATGACCTTCCTCAAGATGAGAATCTCCTGCAAAAGATTTCCTGGGAGGGGGTCTTTCCCCACCGGCGCGACGATCCAAAGCGGCCGGTGATCGTCGACATCGGCTTTGGCATGGGAGATTCTCTGGCGGATCTTGCCGAGAGCCAGAGCGACAGGGATTTTTTGGGAGTTGAAGTTCACAAGCCGGGGGTAGGAAAGCTTCTTGGCGAGATCGAAGAGCGACAACTTCATAATCTGCGGATCGCCCGGTGCGACGCGGTGCCTCTCTGCAAGCGCTTGATTCCTGCTGAAAGTGTTGACGGCGTTCACCTGTTTTTTCCCGATCCCTGGCACAAAAAACGGCACCAGAAGCGCAGAATAGTTCGGGAGGGGTTCCCTGAACTTGTGGCAACGGTGCTGCGACCTGGGGGGTATCTCTACATGGTAACGGACTGGGAGGATTACGCCAGGCAGATGCTTGAGGTTATGGGGGTGTCCCGACACTTCAGGAACAGCTTCGATGGATTTGCCCCGCCGCAATCGTGGAGACCGGAAACGGCTTTTGAACGGAAAGGGTTACGGAAGGGGCACGAGATATTTGAACTCCATTATACTCGCTGTGAGTAA